In Mycobacterium sp. JS623, one genomic interval encodes:
- a CDS encoding LLM class F420-dependent oxidoreductase → MTIKLGLQIPNFSYGTGVEQLFPTVIAQAQEADAAGFDSVFVMDHFYQLPGLGTPDQPMLEAYTTLGGLATVTKNVQLGTLVTGNTYRNPTLLAKAITTLDVASQGRAILGIGTGWFELEHDSLGYEFGTFTDRFNKLDEALQIILPMLKGERPTFEGKYYRAKEAMAEPRFRDHIPLMIGGSGEKKTIPLAAKYFDHLNIIAGFDELPRKVAVVKERCEEIGRDPATLETSMLVIAIIDENVTPDLIPDDFKQQAVVGGPEQVADQIKTKVLDAGVDGVILSPVTSLNGYQPGGITAVAEKLKPLLG, encoded by the coding sequence GTGACCATCAAACTCGGACTTCAAATCCCCAACTTCTCCTACGGCACCGGCGTCGAACAGCTCTTCCCGACGGTCATCGCGCAGGCGCAGGAGGCCGACGCTGCCGGCTTCGACTCCGTCTTCGTGATGGACCACTTCTATCAGCTGCCCGGCCTCGGCACGCCGGACCAGCCGATGCTCGAGGCGTACACCACCCTCGGCGGGCTGGCGACCGTGACCAAGAACGTGCAGCTTGGCACGCTGGTCACCGGCAACACCTACCGCAACCCGACATTGCTCGCCAAGGCCATCACCACCCTGGACGTCGCGAGCCAGGGCCGCGCCATTCTCGGCATCGGCACCGGATGGTTCGAACTCGAGCACGACTCACTGGGGTATGAGTTCGGTACCTTCACCGACCGCTTCAACAAACTCGACGAGGCGTTGCAGATCATCCTGCCGATGCTGAAGGGTGAGCGGCCGACATTCGAGGGTAAGTACTACCGCGCCAAGGAGGCGATGGCCGAGCCGCGGTTCCGTGACCACATCCCACTGATGATCGGCGGCAGCGGCGAGAAGAAGACAATTCCGTTGGCGGCCAAGTACTTTGACCACCTGAACATCATCGCCGGCTTCGACGAGCTGCCGCGCAAAGTGGCTGTGGTCAAGGAGCGCTGCGAGGAGATTGGCCGCGATCCGGCCACGCTGGAAACCAGCATGCTGGTGATCGCGATCATCGACGAGAACGTCACCCCCGATCTGATTCCTGATGACTTCAAGCAGCAGGCCGTAGTCGGTGGGCCCGAGCAGGTGGCCGACCAGATCAAGACGAAGGTCCTCGACGCGGGCGTCGACGGGGTCATCCTCAGCCCGGTGACGAGCCTGAACGGCTACCAGCCCGGCGGCATCACCGCGGTGGCCGAAAAGTTGAAGCCACTGCTCGGGTAA
- a CDS encoding SDR family oxidoreductase, translating into MEVLVTGGDTDLGRTVAESFRDAGHRVVIAGARRDDLEVAAKELEVDAIVFDNTDPASLEEARSQFPHHLDTIVNVPAPRWDVGDPRTYTLSDLAAAWRNALDTTVLSAVLTVQILGDHLRSGGSIVNVVPEQPREGSAEAAVKAAIADWTAGQATHFGTRGITVNAVASGRNAEPGYDGLSRTPAPVAAEIARLALFLTTPAARHITGQTLHVSHGALANFG; encoded by the coding sequence ATGGAGGTGCTCGTCACCGGCGGCGATACAGATCTGGGGCGCACGGTTGCGGAGAGCTTCCGCGACGCAGGCCACCGGGTCGTGATTGCAGGCGCACGCCGCGACGACCTCGAGGTCGCCGCCAAGGAGCTCGAAGTCGACGCGATCGTGTTCGACAACACCGATCCGGCCAGCCTCGAAGAGGCCCGCAGCCAATTCCCGCACCACCTCGACACCATCGTCAACGTGCCCGCGCCGCGGTGGGATGTAGGCGATCCGCGCACCTACACGCTGTCCGACCTGGCCGCTGCATGGCGCAACGCCCTCGACACGACCGTGCTGTCGGCGGTGTTGACCGTGCAGATCCTCGGCGATCATCTGCGCTCCGGTGGCTCGATCGTCAACGTCGTCCCCGAGCAGCCGCGCGAAGGCAGCGCCGAGGCCGCGGTGAAGGCCGCGATCGCCGACTGGACGGCCGGTCAGGCCACGCACTTCGGCACCCGCGGCATCACGGTCAATGCGGTGGCGTCCGGCCGCAACGCCGAGCCCGGCTACGACGGTCTGTCCCGCACGCCGGCTCCGGTCGCCGCGGAGATCGCCCGGCTGGCGTTGTTCCTGACCACGCCCGCCGCCCGGCACATCACCGGGCAGACGTTGCACGTCAGCCATGGTGCGCTGGCAAACTTCGGCTAA